In Aspergillus nidulans FGSC A4 chromosome II, the genomic stretch AAAGGCCGCAGGCCAGTTCTATTACTATGTTTTCTGGGCCTGGCGCTGTCGACTGCGTGGGCGTTGCTCGTGTGCTGGATGCAGTGGCCCTTGGAATTAACGTGGATCTCGTCTTTATTTCAATGCCTAGGGGGTGGCCCGGCAGTCGCTACTGCAGTCCTGGAAGCCACTATTGCCGATGTGGTGCCAGATGATAAAAGGTAGGTGTTCtgttctgtttctgctgcatACAATACTGCAATAAGGTCTACATCCTGACGCACACTGCTTGAAAAAGATCCACAATTTACTTCCAGTTGCAGGCTACGGTATTGATTTCCGATATCCTTGCCAACCCCCTGTCATCTGTCTTGATGGCCCACAATGCGTGGACTCCCTGCTTTCTAGGCGTAGGCATTCAGGCCCTTGCTACCGTCTTGCTGATAGCACTACCCGAAACGCTAGACTTTGCTAAGGGGTCACGACCCTCGGATGCGTCGATCTATGGctgcaaggaagaggagccGACTCTGCGTGGCTGCTTGGCAAAGAATTTCCGCAGCATCGTGTCGGACCGAAACGTCGCTGGCCTGGTATTCAGTCTTCTCATATTGACCGTTAGTGCGGAGTCGCTGGATTTCCTCCTGCAGTACGTTTCACAACGGTATGGCTGGTCAATCGCCCAGGTACGCAGGGTCTAGCAACTTTCTTCCCTGCCCCTCTTTTACCCCATTCTTATCCTTCAGTTGATTAAGTCTGACGTGGTTGCAAATACTACCTAGTCGGCGATGCTTCTCTCTCTACGGGCGGTGGTGGAGTTTGGGCTCCTACTCGTCGTGGGGTCCCTGCTCTTGTTCACCCAGAGTTCGGGGCTCCGTAATCCCCGACAGCGTGATCTATTAATTGCGCGGCTCAGTTTAGGGCTCATAGTCGCAGGGCTTCTGATCCTTTCGCTGTCCCCCACCGTCGCCCCGGCAATCCTTGGTGAGCCTCCCAGTTTCTGTATTTTCGCGCAAGCTACAAATATGCACCTAGAAGAACACaaagagggaagagggagaaagacAGACAGAACTTGCACAGCAattgtggctggtgcggCCCTGCGACCCTCCCCTGCCTCTCACTAGGGACACACGCCACCTGTGATTTCACACACACCCACCCGCCTACCACATTCGTCGCTAACCCAAACACAGGTCTAATAGTCTACACCCTCGGCGCGGGCTTCCAACCAGCCATAATGAGCCTCCTCGCGTCTCTCTGGAAGGCGTCTAACCCTTCCAACCTCGGCAGTCTCTACAGCACCGtcgccatcatcctcgcgGTGGGC encodes the following:
- a CDS encoding MFS transporter (transcript_id=CADANIAT00003899); the encoded protein is MRYEELDEACRSLEHLASDAEAEGEDAPLIPDPPGAVSPPTSLSGKAVLQVILLCASATLTLDIGLTVVRAPKIRLFESILCQAYYRTHGNPLPVPMQNIPESQCKTKEIQSGVARLIGWQTVFDGIPAIFLAIPYGALSDSKGRRPVLLLCFLGLALSTAWALLVCWMQWPLELTWISSLFQCLGGGPAVATAVLEATIADVVPDDKRSTIYFQLQATVLISDILANPLSSVLMAHNAWTPCFLGVGIQALATVLLIALPETLDFAKGSRPSDASIYGCKEEEPTLRGCLAKNFRSIVSDRNVAGLVFSLLILTVSAESLDFLLQYVSQRYGWSIAQSAMLLSLRAVVEFGLLLVVGSLLLFTQSSGLRNPRQRDLLIARLSLGLIVAGLLILSLSPTVAPAILVYTLGAGFQPAIMSLLASLWKASNPSNLGSLYSTVAIILAVGGVISGPLISLMYRIGLSLGHGWVGLPYFVASGLCAGIAGVLLSVKLPEQEQKPRRRET